One window of the Leptotrichia massiliensis genome contains the following:
- a CDS encoding HD domain-containing protein, whose product MYIIRKAMEYFKPKINRAYMNEALKKLTEKEKKIFLEMSDYDKFHSLEVYKKIKKMELKNNEKYLKLALLHDCGKENVSIVTRVLHKLGFKTQLQNHPQRSFEKLEKVDEEVAVLAKNHHNRGYSQEMDIFQKCDDES is encoded by the coding sequence ATGTATATAATTAGAAAAGCAATGGAATATTTTAAACCGAAAATTAACAGGGCTTATATGAATGAGGCTTTGAAAAAATTGACAGAAAAAGAAAAGAAAATATTTTTGGAAATGTCTGATTACGACAAGTTTCATTCGCTTGAAGTTTATAAAAAAATAAAAAAAATGGAACTAAAAAATAATGAGAAATATTTAAAATTGGCACTTCTGCACGACTGTGGGAAAGAAAATGTGTCGATTGTAACGAGAGTTTTGCATAAATTAGGATTTAAAACACAGTTGCAAAATCACCCACAAAGAAGTTTTGAAAAGCTGGAAAAAGTAGATGAGGAAGTAGCGGTTTTGGCGAAAAATCATCATAATAGAGGTTATTCGCAGGAGATGGATATTTTTCAGAAATGTGATGATGAGAGTTAA
- a CDS encoding Fic family protein: MKDKYKMTLEENIFVAKRNIVDSIWKSANLEGIAVTYPQTETIFQGLGVQNMKVKDINAIVNLKHSWEFILENIEYPLDLNYICKINQLIGEANVNPFPGQLRFSDVSMGGTDWKPKIPDKEKVNGNLNKILKCENSATEKAINLMLYLMGSQLFYDGNKRTSMMTANHVMIQNGAGIISVPIKQQEKFLELLVKFYETNDMSEIKELIYNHCVDGINFKRE; encoded by the coding sequence ATGAAAGACAAGTATAAAATGACATTGGAGGAGAATATTTTTGTTGCGAAAAGAAATATAGTGGATTCAATTTGGAAATCGGCAAATCTGGAAGGAATAGCTGTGACTTATCCTCAGACAGAAACGATTTTTCAAGGGCTGGGAGTTCAGAATATGAAAGTTAAGGATATAAATGCCATTGTTAATTTAAAACATTCGTGGGAATTTATTTTGGAAAATATTGAATATCCTCTTGATTTAAACTATATTTGCAAAATTAATCAACTAATTGGGGAGGCAAATGTAAATCCTTTTCCTGGACAATTGAGATTTTCTGATGTAAGTATGGGTGGAACAGATTGGAAGCCTAAAATTCCAGATAAAGAAAAAGTGAATGGTAATTTGAATAAAATTTTGAAATGTGAAAACTCTGCAACGGAAAAAGCAATAAATTTAATGTTATATTTAATGGGAAGTCAGCTTTTTTATGATGGAAATAAAAGGACAAGCATGATGACAGCAAATCACGTGATGATTCAAAATGGTGCTGGAATTATTTCTGTACCAATAAAACAGCAAGAGAAATTTTTGGAACTGCTTGTAAAATTTTATGAAACTAATGATATGAGTGAAATTAAGGAATTAATTTATAATCATTGTGTTGATGGGATAAATTTTAAAAGAGAGTAG
- a CDS encoding RluA family pseudouridine synthase, with amino-acid sequence MNEKYEVENEFEDEIDVENSENEENIVILKEEAGSRIDKFLSERLELTRTRIQQLIKDENILVNEKKTKPAYKIEENDTIKVVIPELETVEIKPENIDIEIIYEDNDLAVINKKAGIVVHPANRHYSGTLVNAILYHIKDLSGINGEIRPGIVHRLDKDTSGLLIIAKNDKAHLKLSQMFHDKTVKKIYLAILKGKLNQKSGRIVTQIGRDKNDRKKMTVINDLNSGKTAITNYEVISQTEKFTLVKVHIETGRTHQIRVHMKHLGYPILGDSVYGRTDTEKRQMLHAYKLEFQHPITEENIEFIAKLPEDFKKALKKCGLEFETL; translated from the coding sequence ATGAATGAAAAATATGAAGTTGAAAATGAATTTGAAGATGAAATAGATGTTGAAAATAGTGAAAATGAGGAAAATATTGTTATTTTGAAGGAAGAGGCAGGGAGCAGGATTGATAAATTTTTGTCAGAAAGGCTCGAGTTGACACGAACACGTATTCAACAGCTTATAAAAGATGAAAATATTTTAGTAAATGAAAAAAAGACAAAGCCTGCTTATAAAATTGAAGAAAATGATACAATAAAAGTTGTAATTCCAGAACTGGAAACTGTTGAAATTAAACCTGAAAACATTGATATTGAAATAATTTATGAAGATAATGATTTGGCAGTTATCAATAAAAAAGCTGGAATTGTCGTACATCCTGCAAACAGACATTATTCGGGAACGCTTGTAAATGCAATTTTGTATCATATCAAAGATTTGTCAGGAATAAATGGGGAAATCCGTCCTGGCATTGTGCATAGGCTAGACAAGGACACAAGCGGACTTTTAATAATCGCCAAAAATGACAAGGCACATCTAAAATTGTCACAAATGTTTCACGATAAAACTGTAAAAAAAATTTATCTTGCAATTTTAAAAGGAAAACTAAACCAGAAAAGCGGAAGAATTGTAACACAAATCGGGCGTGATAAAAACGACAGGAAGAAAATGACTGTAATAAATGATTTAAATTCAGGAAAAACTGCGATTACCAATTACGAAGTAATTTCACAGACGGAAAAATTTACACTTGTTAAAGTTCATATTGAAACTGGAAGAACTCATCAAATAAGAGTTCACATGAAACATTTAGGTTATCCAATTCTAGGTGACAGTGTCTACGGCAGAACAGATACCGAAAAACGCCAAATGCTTCACGCCTATAAGCTTGAATTTCAACATCCGATTACAGAAGAAAATATAGAATTTATTGCAAAATTGCCAGAAGATTTTAAAAAAGCATTGAAAAAATGCGGGCTGGAATTTGAAACTTTATAA
- a CDS encoding ribonuclease HII has product MCKDKFENQKNELMEFDEKYNKIVVGVDEAGRGPLAGPVVAGAVIVIQDFPELQEINDSKKLTEKKRERLFEAIEKNCIVGIGIASEKEIDEMNILNATFLAMRRAINQVAEKSAFDIVLVDGNHLIHEYEGEQECIVKGDNKSLSIATASIVAKVTRDRMLCEIAKEFPEYEFEKHKGYGTKKHREILLEKGACRYHRKTFLKKILGGSGKKK; this is encoded by the coding sequence ATGTGTAAAGACAAATTTGAAAACCAAAAAAATGAATTAATGGAATTTGATGAAAAATATAATAAGATTGTTGTTGGGGTTGATGAAGCTGGGAGAGGGCCTTTAGCAGGGCCAGTTGTGGCTGGAGCTGTAATTGTGATTCAGGATTTCCCAGAATTGCAGGAGATTAATGACTCAAAAAAGTTGACTGAGAAAAAAAGGGAAAGATTATTTGAAGCGATAGAAAAGAATTGTATCGTGGGAATCGGAATTGCTTCAGAAAAAGAAATTGATGAGATGAATATTCTGAATGCAACATTTCTTGCAATGCGTCGAGCGATTAATCAAGTGGCTGAAAAATCAGCATTTGATATAGTTCTAGTTGATGGTAATCATTTGATTCATGAGTATGAAGGAGAGCAGGAATGCATTGTAAAGGGAGATAACAAATCATTATCTATTGCAACAGCTTCGATTGTGGCAAAGGTTACAAGGGATAGAATGCTTTGTGAGATTGCAAAGGAATTTCCTGAGTATGAATTTGAGAAGCATAAAGGATACGGAACTAAGAAACATAGGGAAATTTTGCTTGAAAAAGGGGCTTGTAGGTATCATAGGAAGACGTTTTTGAAGAAGATATTGGGTGGAAGTGGGAAGAAAAAATAG
- a CDS encoding YraN family protein, with amino-acid sequence MMNKREIGFKYENVAKEYLILQGLTFVESNFYTRFGEIDLIFLEKKSKTLVFVEVKYRKNDFFGSAIEMVTEDKQNKILASSQIYLLKKEWDKNVRYDIVGVSRGSNSIEWLKNAF; translated from the coding sequence ATGATGAATAAAAGGGAAATTGGGTTTAAGTATGAAAATGTGGCGAAGGAATATTTGATTTTGCAAGGGCTTACGTTTGTTGAGAGTAATTTTTATACCAGGTTTGGGGAGATTGATTTAATTTTTTTGGAAAAGAAGAGTAAGACATTGGTGTTTGTAGAGGTTAAATATCGGAAGAATGATTTTTTTGGATCAGCGATTGAGATGGTGACGGAGGATAAGCAGAATAAGATTCTTGCAAGTTCACAAATTTATCTTTTAAAAAAGGAATGGGATAAAAATGTAAGGTATGATATTGTCGGAGTAAGTAGAGGCTCTAACAGTATTGAGTGGTTAAAAAATGCGTTTTGA
- a CDS encoding zinc ribbon domain-containing protein — MRNDEKCCKCGEEIFEMKKVAIPTKKVAGTQIAIDIFYLKICKNCGYTEMYSTKIVQKVEDPVEGY; from the coding sequence ATGAGAAATGATGAGAAATGTTGCAAGTGTGGAGAAGAAATATTTGAAATGAAAAAGGTGGCAATTCCTACAAAAAAAGTTGCTGGAACGCAGATTGCCATTGACATATTTTATTTGAAAATATGTAAAAATTGTGGATATACAGAGATGTACTCAACTAAAATAGTTCAAAAGGTTGAGGATCCAGTTGAGGGATATTAA
- a CDS encoding ComF family protein, which yields MELVEYGIVSKDTKNILKSLKKLRKLNNIYYVWDYNKEFKRLIYSYKYNHRKIMAKLIAELIKEEFYYVLKREKIDIVVSVPVSRKRKNERGYNQVDEILNCLKVNYVRIERIKNTKKMAEILDEEERNRNIEGAFRISQNIDLSNKKILILDDIVTTGATLREIKNSILRQFDNKDKKNGNNIKITVFCLAAAREIKVNRGEI from the coding sequence GTGGAATTAGTTGAGTACGGTATTGTATCGAAGGATACGAAAAATATTCTGAAAAGTCTGAAAAAATTGCGGAAATTAAATAATATTTATTATGTGTGGGATTACAATAAGGAGTTTAAGAGGTTAATTTATTCTTATAAATATAATCATAGAAAAATCATGGCAAAGTTGATTGCTGAATTGATAAAGGAAGAATTTTATTATGTCTTGAAACGTGAAAAGATAGATATTGTCGTGAGTGTGCCTGTCAGCAGAAAAAGAAAGAATGAAAGAGGATATAATCAGGTTGATGAGATTTTGAACTGTCTGAAAGTGAATTATGTTCGGATTGAGAGAATAAAAAATACAAAAAAGATGGCTGAAATTTTGGACGAAGAAGAAAGAAACAGGAATATTGAGGGAGCTTTTAGAATTTCTCAGAATATTGATTTGAGCAATAAAAAAATTTTGATACTTGATGATATTGTAACTACAGGAGCTACGCTTAGGGAAATAAAAAATAGTATTTTAAGGCAATTTGATAATAAAGATAAAAAAAATGGAAATAATATAAAAATTACTGTTTTTTGTCTGGCTGCGGCTAGGGAGATTAAGGTAAATAGAGGAGAAATATGA
- a CDS encoding alpha-amylase family glycosyl hydrolase: MSFKLKMKVLLFLVSSVVSFSAQNENLQADIKNNDVINHENYLISAVKKKNKSRQESSENDGNNETEENTTELLKYSQRNDGVIDLNSLVHNEDSEFRVLNGTNVKIMLRTKNNDVYSAEVVYSGGKKMMRGIGNYGGNEIFMAEIPSNVSSYYFVLTDDKTKYYMGRNISKNLKDIEKFEYSRSTKLTTIPEWARGSVGYQIYIDSFRNGDVDNDAIFNEFGTDDFSEPTGEIRSGTSKKDLVLAYWGGNEKPQFSLNEWNSNYEEKNEWEENTLNDVQNYTRYYGGDLQGIIDKLDYIKNLGVEYIILSSPFYSLSNHKYDTIYFNHVDPYFGYIEQTGTSKGLDIKAKVHNNNGDKELNLLIFNPETDKNLLDEDLLNVKSWIWTDSDLQLASLVKQAHQKGLKVVLEVAPDITSSRFFARNNKEFSNWYLKDTVLDLKNPQVRNYIENAMKKWILGPDETFKKDVYDDGIDGIRYVYYDNENKEYLAQITENLKKYKPDLLITGEVSNSITKDVEDGIYDSGADYNIVNNIIKYTVNTNPNYRINGVEFATKLNEIYNRYSSNRFNMTQVFIGSLDTDRIFSGMINPNRVYDRNNQSDQGYLNIRPDLYDGTAVSKLKRVVAMQMMLPATPVIYYGDEKGMWGADSPRNRKPMLWEDYAPYDPETDNISKYKDRLRSFPSVVEVNEVQKWILYPVNSNADIENHYKALLKVRKEHKNLFKNGKLRILEVYSDPKTQGRIDSEISAYLADQNRRAKLYQGRDFTPARPNTDFISYEISAGNESMIIVVNNGADEYPLSLQVPKLFGFYRNQLNLKENYAISDKKIQINVKPYEVKVLYSNAKNMFDSFRQNKD, from the coding sequence ATGAGTTTTAAATTAAAAATGAAAGTTTTATTGTTTTTGGTAAGCTCGGTTGTTTCGTTTTCAGCACAAAATGAAAATTTGCAAGCGGATATTAAAAATAATGATGTGATTAATCATGAAAATTATTTAATCAGTGCAGTAAAGAAAAAAAATAAGAGTAGACAGGAAAGCAGTGAAAATGATGGGAATAATGAAACAGAAGAAAATACAACAGAATTATTAAAATATAGCCAAAGAAATGACGGAGTGATTGATTTAAATTCTTTAGTTCATAATGAAGATTCAGAGTTTCGTGTGCTTAATGGAACTAATGTAAAAATTATGCTACGAACGAAAAATAACGATGTTTATTCTGCCGAAGTTGTCTACAGTGGTGGGAAAAAAATGATGCGTGGAATTGGAAATTATGGTGGTAATGAGATTTTTATGGCTGAAATTCCAAGCAATGTGTCAAGCTATTATTTTGTATTGACTGATGACAAGACTAAATATTATATGGGAAGAAATATTTCAAAAAACCTAAAGGATATAGAAAAATTTGAGTATTCGCGTTCTACAAAACTTACGACAATTCCAGAATGGGCTAGAGGTTCTGTTGGATATCAGATTTATATTGATTCGTTTAGAAATGGCGATGTGGATAATGATGCGATTTTTAACGAATTTGGGACAGATGACTTTTCAGAGCCTACTGGAGAAATTCGTTCAGGAACTTCAAAAAAAGACTTAGTGCTGGCATATTGGGGTGGAAATGAAAAACCGCAGTTTTCATTGAATGAATGGAACAGTAACTATGAGGAAAAAAACGAATGGGAAGAAAATACGTTAAATGATGTACAGAACTATACACGTTACTATGGTGGAGATTTACAGGGAATAATTGATAAATTGGATTATATTAAAAATCTTGGTGTAGAATACATAATTTTATCATCGCCGTTTTATTCTCTTTCAAACCATAAATATGATACGATTTACTTTAATCACGTGGATCCGTATTTTGGCTACATTGAACAGACTGGAACATCAAAAGGGCTTGATATAAAGGCAAAAGTCCATAATAACAATGGGGATAAGGAATTGAACTTGCTTATTTTCAATCCCGAAACGGATAAAAATTTACTTGACGAGGATTTACTTAATGTAAAAAGCTGGATTTGGACAGATTCTGATTTGCAGTTGGCAAGCCTTGTGAAACAAGCTCATCAAAAAGGGCTGAAAGTAGTTTTGGAAGTGGCTCCTGATATAACGTCAAGCAGATTTTTTGCTAGAAATAATAAAGAATTTTCTAACTGGTATTTAAAGGATACTGTACTTGACTTAAAAAATCCGCAAGTTAGAAATTATATTGAAAATGCAATGAAAAAATGGATTTTAGGGCCTGATGAGACTTTTAAAAAAGATGTATATGATGACGGAATTGACGGAATAAGATATGTTTATTACGACAACGAGAATAAAGAATATCTTGCACAAATTACAGAAAATTTGAAAAAATATAAACCTGACTTGTTAATTACAGGAGAGGTTTCAAACAGTATTACAAAAGATGTTGAAGATGGGATTTATGACAGTGGGGCAGATTATAATATTGTCAATAACATTATAAAATACACTGTGAATACTAATCCAAATTACCGAATCAACGGCGTAGAATTTGCAACAAAATTAAATGAAATTTACAACAGATATTCAAGCAATCGTTTTAATATGACACAAGTTTTTATTGGGTCGCTTGATACAGATAGAATCTTTAGTGGAATGATAAATCCGAATAGAGTTTATGATAGAAATAATCAGTCGGATCAAGGATACTTGAATATTCGTCCTGATTTGTATGACGGAACAGCTGTAAGTAAGCTGAAAAGAGTCGTTGCAATGCAAATGATGCTGCCTGCTACACCAGTTATCTACTACGGTGATGAAAAGGGAATGTGGGGAGCAGATTCGCCACGAAATAGAAAGCCTATGCTGTGGGAAGATTACGCACCATACGACCCTGAAACAGATAACATAAGCAAATATAAAGACAGACTTAGAAGTTTTCCTAGTGTTGTGGAAGTAAACGAAGTGCAAAAATGGATTTTATATCCTGTAAACAGCAATGCAGATATAGAAAACCATTATAAAGCATTGCTAAAAGTCAGAAAGGAACATAAAAATCTGTTTAAAAACGGGAAATTAAGAATCCTTGAAGTTTACAGCGATCCAAAAACACAAGGTCGTATTGATTCAGAAATATCTGCTTATTTAGCTGATCAGAACAGACGGGCAAAATTATACCAAGGTCGTGATTTTACACCAGCAAGACCAAATACAGACTTTATTTCCTACGAAATTTCAGCTGGAAATGAATCAATGATAATTGTAGTAAATAACGGAGCAGACGAATATCCATTATCATTGCAGGTACCAAAATTATTTGGATTTTATCGAAATCAGCTGAATTTAAAAGAAAATTATGCGATTTCTGATAAGAAAATTCAAATTAATGTAAAACCTTATGAAGTTAAGGTTTTATACAGTAATGCAAAAAACATGTTTGATTCGTTTAGACAAAATAAAGATTAA
- a CDS encoding thymidine kinase: protein MGFHLNNNIGKLEVVTGSMFSGKSEELIRRLRRAEYAKQKIVAFKHSIDNRYGEEGVFSHGNDSFRAYPVSDVSQMEEIMEKNVDAEVIGIDEVQFFGEKVVEFCKKYVEYGKRVIVAGLDMSFRAEPYEPVPELMSIADQVDKLHAICMVCGKPAYASQRLINGEPAYYDDPLVMVGANENYEARCRRHHIVRHRTDKKGKIYFIVGTEINVGKKFVEKMYEEQLFENKKVTTIVIKGQMEENEKSDLINLREKINSALTENDYIFVRITGGLLLKLEGSYSILDFMCEFRKNSEVIIVSKNKKGVLNQILLTVDLLKKSDLNLKEIVYKNGSSHAGEEKEENGVIEKISKITEVKYREL from the coding sequence ATGGGATTTCATTTAAATAATAACATAGGTAAATTAGAAGTTGTTACTGGAAGCATGTTTTCAGGAAAAAGTGAGGAACTTATAAGAAGGCTTAGGCGTGCAGAGTATGCAAAGCAGAAAATTGTGGCATTTAAGCATTCAATTGATAATAGATATGGAGAAGAAGGGGTATTTTCGCATGGGAATGACAGTTTTAGAGCTTATCCCGTGAGTGATGTTTCTCAAATGGAAGAAATTATGGAAAAAAATGTTGATGCGGAAGTAATTGGTATTGATGAAGTTCAGTTTTTTGGGGAAAAAGTCGTTGAGTTTTGCAAAAAATATGTGGAATATGGAAAAAGAGTGATCGTCGCAGGGCTTGATATGAGCTTTAGGGCGGAGCCTTACGAGCCGGTGCCAGAACTTATGAGCATTGCTGATCAGGTGGATAAGCTTCACGCAATTTGCATGGTTTGCGGAAAGCCTGCTTATGCGAGCCAACGTCTTATAAATGGAGAGCCTGCTTATTATGACGATCCGCTGGTTATGGTTGGTGCAAATGAAAATTATGAGGCAAGATGCCGAAGACATCACATTGTGAGGCATAGAACTGATAAAAAAGGAAAAATATATTTTATAGTCGGAACGGAAATTAACGTTGGCAAGAAATTTGTTGAAAAAATGTATGAAGAGCAGCTATTTGAAAATAAAAAAGTAACAACAATAGTTATAAAAGGGCAAATGGAGGAAAATGAAAAAAGTGATTTAATAAATTTGCGTGAAAAAATAAATTCGGCATTAACTGAAAACGACTATATCTTTGTCAGAATTACTGGAGGGCTTTTATTAAAATTGGAAGGAAGTTACAGTATTCTCGACTTTATGTGTGAATTTAGAAAAAATTCAGAAGTTATCATTGTTTCAAAAAATAAAAAAGGTGTACTTAATCAGATTTTATTAACAGTAGATTTACTAAAAAAATCGGACTTGAACTTGAAGGAAATTGTCTATAAAAATGGGAGTAGTCACGCTGGGGAAGAAAAGGAAGAAAATGGTGTTATTGAGAAAATATCGAAAATAACGGAAGTAAAGTATCGAGAGTTGTAA
- a CDS encoding ATP-dependent helicase translates to MSSILDELNEEQRKAAEKIEGPVLILAGAGSGKTRTVTYRIAHMVKEIGISPLNILALTFTNKAAREMKERATALIGHEANNLVVSTFHSFSVRLLKTYSERIGYGRNFNIYDVDDQKSIITKIKKDMGIKDNDNVQPGKLANRISKLKEQRIGIKELEREIDMRIPANRLFGEIYQKYNEVLKANNAMDFSDLLLNARKLLDDAFVLERIQERYQYIVVDEYQDTNDIQYEMINLIAAKYRNICVVGDEDQSIYAFRGANINNILNFERDYKEAFTVKLERNYRSTKKILDTANELIKNNKSSKGKTLWTDGSDGEKIKIYNAMTVYDEADFIVTEMKKKKRDGADYKDMTILYRTNAQSRVLEEKLLSANIPYKIYGGMQFFQRKEIKDILAYLSLLNNKNDNHNFYRIINVPKRSVGEKTLEKIQEVANEKNISMLETLHYIDEIPVRAATKLALKEFYNLMQGIYSSLEEMSIKEIFDEILIRTRYIDSIEDNKEDRVRNIEELLNSITEIEKQNPSMSLNEYLDMISLSSATDEMEDDENYVKLMTIHSSKGLEFDYVFLAGMEDGLFPSISFDAPEEELEEERRLCYVAITRAKKELFISYSSSRKIWGKDDNLRRPSRFIYEMKQDNLEYVGGKYGSLKGQSSAPRSFTPKIENFNPFSKDKLGTFGKKSGSQTTSNVNSKYKVGDVVNHKKFGRGKIKKVDTKSMVVEFMVGEKKIALVLADKILKK, encoded by the coding sequence ATGAGCAGTATTTTAGATGAATTAAATGAAGAGCAGAGAAAAGCTGCGGAAAAGATAGAAGGGCCTGTATTGATACTGGCTGGAGCGGGAAGTGGTAAAACACGGACAGTTACTTATAGAATCGCACACATGGTAAAAGAAATAGGGATTTCGCCGCTTAATATTCTGGCACTTACTTTTACGAATAAGGCGGCAAGAGAGATGAAGGAAAGGGCTACGGCACTTATTGGACATGAGGCGAATAATCTTGTAGTTTCTACATTTCACTCGTTTTCGGTAAGACTGCTTAAAACTTATTCTGAAAGAATTGGATATGGACGGAATTTTAATATTTATGATGTGGATGATCAGAAATCGATTATTACAAAGATAAAAAAAGATATGGGAATTAAAGATAATGATAATGTTCAGCCAGGAAAACTTGCAAATAGAATTAGTAAATTGAAGGAACAGAGGATAGGAATTAAGGAGCTTGAACGGGAAATTGATATGAGGATTCCTGCGAACAGGCTTTTTGGCGAGATTTATCAGAAGTATAATGAAGTTTTGAAGGCAAATAATGCGATGGATTTTTCGGATTTGCTTTTGAATGCAAGAAAATTGCTGGATGATGCTTTTGTTCTCGAAAGAATTCAGGAAAGGTATCAGTATATTGTGGTGGATGAGTATCAGGATACTAACGATATTCAGTATGAAATGATTAATCTGATTGCAGCAAAGTATCGAAACATCTGTGTTGTAGGGGATGAGGATCAAAGTATTTATGCGTTTCGTGGGGCAAATATTAATAATATCTTGAATTTTGAGAGAGATTATAAGGAAGCTTTTACAGTAAAACTGGAAAGAAATTACCGTTCTACAAAGAAAATACTGGATACAGCCAATGAGCTTATTAAAAATAATAAAAGTTCAAAAGGGAAAACACTTTGGACAGATGGTTCTGATGGAGAAAAAATCAAGATTTATAATGCAATGACTGTTTATGATGAAGCCGATTTTATTGTGACAGAGATGAAGAAAAAGAAAAGAGATGGTGCTGATTACAAGGATATGACGATTCTGTACAGGACAAATGCACAGTCAAGAGTTCTGGAGGAAAAACTGCTGTCTGCAAATATTCCATATAAAATTTATGGCGGAATGCAGTTCTTTCAACGTAAGGAAATAAAGGATATTTTAGCATATTTGAGTCTTTTAAATAATAAAAATGATAATCATAATTTTTATCGTATAATTAATGTTCCCAAACGTTCGGTGGGCGAAAAGACTCTCGAAAAAATACAGGAAGTTGCAAATGAAAAAAATATTTCGATGCTTGAAACGCTTCACTACATTGATGAAATTCCTGTAAGAGCAGCTACAAAACTGGCATTAAAGGAATTTTACAATTTAATGCAAGGCATTTACTCAAGCCTTGAAGAAATGTCAATTAAGGAAATATTTGATGAAATTCTTATAAGAACACGTTATATTGACTCAATTGAAGACAATAAGGAAGACAGGGTTAGAAATATTGAGGAATTGTTAAACAGTATTACTGAAATTGAAAAGCAAAATCCAAGCATGTCCTTGAATGAATATCTTGATATGATTTCGTTAAGTTCAGCGACTGATGAAATGGAAGATGATGAAAATTATGTAAAACTTATGACAATTCACAGCTCGAAAGGACTGGAATTTGATTATGTATTTCTTGCGGGAATGGAAGACGGGCTGTTTCCATCAATTTCTTTTGACGCTCCTGAAGAAGAGCTGGAAGAAGAGCGTAGACTTTGCTATGTGGCAATAACCCGTGCTAAAAAGGAACTGTTTATTTCCTATTCTTCATCAAGAAAAATTTGGGGAAAAGATGATAATTTGCGTCGTCCATCAAGATTTATCTACGAAATGAAGCAAGATAACCTAGAGTATGTGGGTGGAAAATACGGAAGTTTAAAAGGGCAATCTTCAGCTCCAAGAAGTTTTACACCGAAAATAGAAAACTTTAATCCATTTTCTAAGGACAAACTAGGAACATTTGGTAAAAAATCAGGCTCTCAAACAACTTCAAATGTAAATTCTAAATATAAAGTTGGGGATGTGGTTAATCACAAGAAATTTGGACGTGGAAAAATAAAAAAAGTGGATACAAAAAGCATGGTTGTCGAATTTATGGTTGGAGAAAAGAAAATAGCGTTGGTGTTGGCAGATAAAATTTTAAAAAAATAA